Within the Drosophila melanogaster chromosome 3R genome, the region GTAATGTTTTTCAAATTGTTGCGGTCAGTTTGAGAGACATTTGGTCGGAATTGCTCtgttttgtttcggtttcTATGCTGGCAGCGGTTTCAGTTGGTTGTTCTGTTCTGCAATTTTATAAACATCATGAACACTTTGCTATTTGTGTTGTACAATTTGTATAAGCGTATGTGAGTTGTCAACCCTTGCTGAAATGATTTGACCTCTGGCTATAGGTAAGGTAAAATAGTCGAATCATAAAATAAATctaattaatttgtaaaatattctTGTTAAGTTTCCACTTATTAAGAAGTTGTTATAAGCTTTGTCAAACTTGATTTTCCTACAAGGAAACTCAATAACAATTTGTCAAATAGCATTACCATTTCCTTTTAATAGGATGACATGTTTGTTAAATACTTCAGGCACATCCAGTCAGATGATTTAAAAGGCATCATCCTCAAGGTGAAATATTAATGTGCAACATCATTTTTCCATTGCCATTTTTCATTGCCAACGACCATCAAAATGCTGAAGTGCGGCCAAAATATGTCAGACtgcaaatcaaaatggcaGACAGGACTGACAAATAAACCAGACGAGTGCAGCAGATGGAGATACATTTCAGACAGCAGGACATTCAGACATTTGCCAGTGATTGCAGCAAGGATTCCGTTTCAATGCCAAAAATTCAGAAGGTAAGTAAGTGCAGCATAGGCCGTCTGTCATGAATGAGTGCCTGATGGTTGGATATGGATGGCTAACCCCCACATCCCGGCAAACTCATTAACAAGTTGGCACATAAAAGCCCAACAACTACTCGGCGGTAACCCAAAGAAGTCAATGCCTTGGCGACAAGCTGCCGCATCAGCAGCCGCAACTAATGGCTGCCAGACTTGTGTCGGTTTAGGAGTTCTCAGACCACAGTTCTCAGTTCTCAAGACTCAGGACTCACATCTCAGAACCCAGACCTCCAACTTCCCCGGTTTCTCAAAGTTCTTTTTCGGCAAGGCCAAGGCAAATACTTGGCGGCTGTGTGCAAGTTTTATTAAAAGCCAACAGTCGGCGACATCCTGCAAGCGGTTGGCCAAAGTTGGAGGTTTTGGGCGAAGGGACACGGTTTGATAAATACAGCCAAAATTATTGCGGCACTAAATACAGGGGAGATTCCCAACATAATCCAGCAATGTTGTAAATAAAAGTCCTCATCCCATTCCTCCAACACTATGTTTTAGGAAGATTGTAATAATCCTAAATTATGGATCAGTTTAGTTCGGGAAAAAAAGTACCCACAATGCAATAGTTCACCACAGCCAATAACCACTTTATTTGCAATCCAAGAGGCAAGTACCGCGAAAATTATGGCTCACATGTGTTGCCAGTCGCAAACTACTCATTGGAACTGCGGATTTCTGGAGCGACGCCGGCAGTCGAAGAACAGACGGAGGAAGTTCTGATTTCCTTTGCCAAGATGGAGTTCCAAGTCGAAATTACCAGCAGGAGTGGCTCGGAGTGGGCTGGGCACATCCTGCATTCCCTAACTCTGCAAATGATCCTCACAGCAGGCCGTATGGGTGGCATAGCAACGGCACTGGCCAGTGGGACAGCAGCACTGCCTCAGGATGGAGGTGCTGTAGGGGAACACGATGATCTTCCACTGCTGGTCAAGTTCCAGGGTCTCGTAGTGATAACCTCGCTTGTAGACCACCATGGGCGTGTGGTCCAAGTAGTGGGGCATAATCTCCATCAGGCAGGCATCCATGCAGTTCACAAAGAACTGCACACAATTGATGAGCTTGGCCAAGATGTAGACACCTGTGATGGTCTCATCGAAGAAGTAAACCGCATCGAATTTGGGCGTCTCCTTGCCAAAGATCAGCGCCACCTCCCGCATGCTACTGAAGGTGTGCAGGGTGGTACATCCCGAGGGTCCGCTGGGAAAGAACAAGTGGGTGACGCCTCCCGTCACCAAGATGGGACTGGCGCAGGCCGGAGCATCGGCCACATCGGCCAGAATATATTTCACTGGTCGCAACCCATACTTTAGCTCATTGACGGCTCTTATGAAATTCGGATGATTGGCCACATGTGGCTTTAGCTGCCTGAACCGACTCCTCACCCTCTCGATGAACTCGTCCCGGATCGAATGATGCACTGCCACGGTGGCCATGGGAAATGGCTGAAACGGCTCGTGCATCAATTCGGCCAAACAATATGCAGCCGTATTCAAGTCTCCCTCCTTACAAACGCACATAAATCGCGCTCCGGGCCAGGCTCTTGTCTTTTTCATGAGGTGCCGCTAATCGGAATTCAAACATTTGGAATAGGGAAAGCTTTTTGGGTAGGAAAATCTCTTCGAACTTACAACCTTCGGACTGCGCTTATTGCAACGCAGATTGTGCACCAGATCGTGTGTCACGaaattttgctttatttcaCACATATTTGGTCAGTTTAATCACAACTAGTATTCACAATAAATTTAGAAACAAATATTGActttaaaatcttaaaaacatattttcaaaaagtaaaaatctTCAAACTTGAGGATAAATGATGTACAACGCTACCAAACCaagaaaacagctttataccATGGCAACAAATATGTCTTATGATGCTCCGATACCAGATAGTACATATAAATTGCAATCAAACTGGGGAATAAGCGGCgaatttaatatgcaaaattGTGGAAGCCGTCCAAATTGAGCAATCAAAAGTTCTGGGAAATTAACTCCCAAAGCTGGGAGCTTCCACACTTTGGAACGCCTGCTTTTGGGCGAAGTCAAGTCCCTTTCTTCATAATGTATATCGCATACTCACTTATGGCGAAAAGTTAATGGAACCAAGGAAAGGCGGGATTTCCATAGAATAAACCAGCATTTTCGCAGGCACAGACACACAAACAACTATGGAAAACAAATCAAGCGCAAAGTAAACCCAGCCGagaaaaaataacattttggcGCGATAAGAAACTTGCTCAGACTTTTCACAAGGAATGCAaagacatatatatatgagaAAAATAGAGTGGGAAAGGCAGCAGCCAGGTCCTTAAGGATGGAAAGACAATGCTAATGCCATTTGCTCAAGTGCCATCATCGGAGGCAAACTTGTGTCATATAAAGTCTAAACAAAGGTAATAAACAAGTTagtctttgtttttgtgcgCTAGCAAAGGGtactttaatttacttaaagTGTTTCAAGCCTTTCACTGATAGATATTTGTAAATTTAagaattttgtttaaaaaggAAATACATTAAGATTTCCGCTTTACTAACATAGCAGGCTTAATGTTTGGATACTTATTTTGCGGTCTTATTTATATAGTTTACAACATTTTCGAGCTAACaaagcaaatttaatttaatttaattgaatttgctaTTCATGTTTATGATTTGTAAAGGGTATTTAAAATTCCACCAAAAATGGACATATTTAGTAAATGTAGTCCTTAataaagtgggcgtggcacagcCAAGTTGAAAAGCACATAAAGTTCAAGCATTGGTGACCATAAAGGAgatttataaaacaaaaaaaataaatttgcccatcatatttattttatggatTTTGTTATTTTAGCAAAAGCTGAAcaaaaaagacaaacaaataTAGCTTTAATATTCAACTGAatgcaatgaaaattaaattactaaTTTGTTTTGCGGTTGATTTGTTTACTTACTAGGAAATGAACAGTAACAGGTTACAGATACAGTGGCAGCCAAGTAAATAGTACTCTGTTAgattaaactaaataaaagaattAAGATAGtaaaaattctttttaaatattaaatatgataaatatttttaaaactcttatattttaaaataaaatcaataaaacttTCTAATATTCTTCCGATTTTGGTTGGTTTCAACAAATTTGTCtatagttgttttttttttttccaagagcaaataatataatttagtAACCAAGCGGACTTTTACCGCCCATCTCCGTGTTTTGCCAACCAATTGAGGCGTGTCAGTCTGAAAGAGAGCGGCGATGGCAAAAATTAACTAAACCATCCGTCGGTGCAGCTAGTCAACTGCCATGGTCCATTCAATTATTCATTTTGCATGCAATttcgaatttgaatttcatttatgcaacgttttaattaaattttttgcttcttttgcaGCTCTAGCCACACTCACACCCCCAataacacgcacacacacacacacacactctaacacaacagcagctgccgcttaaagccacaaaaattacgcatacgcactgtatatattaaattaaaaaagttgaCACGACGAGAGCAGATGGGAAAAAAGTTATACGACtttttggattttggtttCCACAtttggaaattgaatttcggTTTTCATAGttgtttttgcatttccactCTTGCTGGCAGAGCGCGAGATGAGGTgtaatttgaaaaatgtttgacaAAATGACAGGGGCAGTGATTTTGAAATACAATCTGCTTGCCTAAATGCGATTCACATTTGCCAGTGAAGGTCAAACACAATCAGTCTGCCCCCACGCATTAGGTCTACActtgaagaaataaaaaaggaaaagccaaAGTGTAATTAACTAAAATGTATATGAAACATAAAACTCAAAAACtaagtgttttatttaaatatcatAATATGCTAATGGTAATATTACTTTTAGTACACAAATAACTAACCACTTTTTATTCTCAGTGTCGGCACTTAACGAAGGGGCGCTCGGTTTTTGGCTGCGAATccagccaaataaaatatgaaaatcctTGTGCCCGGCATTAAACGCTGTGATCATATGTCCACCGCCCCTCCGCCTTTGCCCCACCAAAACTGGGCGTGGCAGGATATCTGGATATCTGGCTGGTAGCCGGGAATCGGGAAGTGCAAATAACTGTTGCCAAACATTTTCAGCGAAAATGTTCGCATTGCATACATTTGGGGTATATTGGAGGCTGGTTCG harbors:
- the CG5623 gene encoding uncharacterized protein — encoded protein: MCEIKQNFVTHDLVHNLRCNKRSPKVRHLMKKTRAWPGARFMCVCKEGDLNTAAYCLAELMHEPFQPFPMATVAVHHSIRDEFIERVRSRFRQLKPHVANHPNFIRAVNELKYGLRPVKYILADVADAPACASPILVTGGVTHLFFPSGPSGCTTLHTFSSMREVALIFGKETPKFDAVYFFDETITGVYILAKLINCVQFFVNCMDACLMEIMPHYLDHTPMVVYKRGYHYETLELDQQWKIIVFPYSTSILRQCCCPTGQCRCYATHTACCEDHLQS